One Idiomarina loihiensis L2TR genomic window carries:
- a CDS encoding sensor histidine kinase, which translates to MEKPIKTQWQLLMDNRNRFFWLLQAGGWIGYALVNYIGSLMHEMRDIYTLIIILGAYAGFLSTIPLRYLYRRIWEFPPALMVLIAIVVSYVTAVAWAIVDNATYWEIYKFGFRPDSPFFYLKNSLAKFYIILSWSGLYFGIKYYQMLQEEKQKALLASSMAHQAQLKMLRYQLNPHFLFNTLNAISTLILLKENEKANLMVNKLSHFLRFSLDNEPIKKVTLEKEVDALLLYLDIEKVRFDEQLEIDIHLSDETKNALVPSLICQPLIENSIKYAISNVEGVGKIRVRSWSEKENLILEVCDNGPKIETDPEKLFRKDGVGLNNTRQRLKSLYGKQYRFEMLKGAESGLCVRITIPMEMLESQR; encoded by the coding sequence GTTGCTGCAGGCGGGAGGCTGGATAGGTTATGCGTTAGTGAACTACATAGGGTCACTAATGCATGAAATGCGGGATATCTACACCCTCATTATTATTTTGGGGGCGTATGCCGGCTTTTTGAGTACGATTCCGCTTCGCTATTTGTACCGGCGTATATGGGAGTTCCCCCCGGCACTTATGGTTTTAATTGCCATTGTGGTGTCTTATGTTACCGCTGTAGCCTGGGCCATTGTTGATAACGCAACTTACTGGGAAATTTATAAATTCGGTTTTCGTCCGGACAGTCCCTTTTTCTATTTGAAAAACAGTTTGGCCAAGTTTTATATCATTCTTAGCTGGAGCGGACTTTATTTTGGTATTAAGTATTATCAGATGCTGCAGGAAGAGAAGCAAAAAGCGTTACTGGCTTCATCTATGGCGCATCAGGCGCAGTTGAAAATGCTACGATACCAGCTCAATCCGCATTTTTTGTTTAATACCTTAAACGCAATTTCTACGCTTATTTTGCTCAAAGAGAATGAAAAAGCCAATTTGATGGTGAATAAGCTAAGCCACTTCCTGCGTTTTTCTTTAGATAATGAACCGATTAAAAAAGTGACTCTGGAAAAAGAAGTGGATGCCTTGCTTTTGTATCTGGATATTGAAAAAGTACGTTTTGACGAGCAGCTTGAAATTGATATTCATTTGTCAGATGAAACCAAGAATGCTCTGGTTCCTAGTTTAATTTGTCAGCCTTTAATCGAGAACTCAATTAAGTACGCCATTTCAAATGTAGAAGGGGTGGGGAAAATCAGAGTTCGTTCCTGGTCAGAAAAAGAGAACCTGATTTTGGAGGTGTGTGATAATGGGCCGAAAATTGAAACGGATCCGGAAAAGCTATTCCGCAAAGACGGTGTCGGGCTTAATAACACTCGTCAAAGGCTTAAATCCTTATATGGTAAGCAGTATAGGTTTGAAATGCTAAAAGGTGCTGAGAGCGGTCTTTGTGTTCGTATTACCATTCCGATGGAAATGTTGGAGAGTCAAAGATGA
- a CDS encoding LytR/AlgR family response regulator transcription factor, with product MNRLKTLVIDDEPLARKGLAIRLQAFEQLQLMPECKSSREAVDIIIENKPDLIFLDIQMPGLNGFEVLKAVQEKGHELPVVVFVTAYDTYAIKAFEVRALDYLLKPVDDDRLAECVNRVISEHQTVNDEHQEKLISLVAEVTGQDTHTLLQKLASGESITADQYPEYIAIKDSGEITRVAVKDIKWIDAAGDYMCIHAGDDTHILRRTMKELEQDLNPKLFQRVHRSAIVNIKQVEKLCNQQNGEYHLQLKNGQKLKVSRSYKDRIKQLILS from the coding sequence ATGAATCGATTGAAAACCCTGGTTATTGACGATGAGCCCCTCGCCAGAAAGGGGTTGGCTATTCGTTTACAGGCGTTTGAGCAACTGCAGTTAATGCCCGAGTGCAAAAGCAGCAGGGAAGCCGTCGATATCATTATCGAAAATAAACCTGATCTGATTTTTCTCGATATACAAATGCCCGGGCTTAATGGCTTTGAAGTATTAAAAGCTGTGCAGGAGAAGGGACATGAGTTGCCAGTCGTTGTTTTTGTAACAGCTTATGACACCTACGCTATCAAAGCCTTTGAAGTCAGGGCGTTAGATTATTTGTTGAAGCCCGTTGATGACGACCGCTTGGCTGAATGCGTTAACCGCGTTATAAGCGAGCATCAGACGGTTAACGACGAGCACCAGGAAAAACTGATCAGTTTAGTTGCGGAGGTAACCGGGCAAGATACGCATACTCTATTACAGAAGCTGGCTTCAGGCGAAAGTATTACCGCAGACCAATATCCGGAATATATCGCTATAAAGGACAGCGGTGAGATAACCCGGGTTGCCGTCAAAGACATTAAGTGGATTGATGCCGCTGGAGATTACATGTGTATACATGCCGGTGACGATACCCACATTCTGCGACGCACAATGAAAGAACTGGAGCAGGACTTAAACCCTAAGCTGTTTCAGCGGGTTCATCGTTCCGCCATTGTTAACATTAAACAGGTTGAAAAGCTCTGTAACCAACAAAATGGCGAATATCATTTACAATTAAAAAATGGTCAAAAACTGAAAGTAAGTCGTAGTTATAAAGACCGTATTAAACAACTTATTCTGAGCTAA
- the msrB gene encoding peptide-methionine (R)-S-oxide reductase MsrB: MSEHDWSNRNEQEWREILGDEAYYVLREKGTERPFSGKYLSCDKDGVYHCAGCGQKLFEAGHQFDAHCGWPSFDEAIKGSIDYVKDSSHGMTRTEILCSQCGGHLGHVFDDGPTETGQRYCVNSLAMRHEDDE, translated from the coding sequence ATGAGTGAACACGACTGGAGTAACAGAAATGAACAGGAGTGGCGCGAAATATTAGGCGATGAAGCTTATTATGTACTGAGAGAAAAGGGCACTGAACGGCCGTTTTCCGGAAAGTATTTAAGCTGTGATAAAGACGGCGTTTACCATTGTGCCGGTTGCGGTCAGAAACTTTTTGAAGCAGGACATCAATTTGATGCACATTGCGGCTGGCCAAGTTTTGATGAAGCCATAAAAGGCTCAATTGACTATGTAAAAGATTCAAGCCATGGCATGACTCGTACTGAAATACTCTGCAGTCAATGTGGTGGGCATTTGGGCCACGTATTTGACGATGGCCCAACAGAAACTGGACAACGCTATTGCGTTAACTCACTAGCGATGCGTCACGAAGACGATGAGTAG
- the pyk gene encoding pyruvate kinase: protein MLRRTKIVTTLGPATDSEETLRELIKAGANVVRLNFSHGNGDDHKQRASMVRKIARELNAHIAILGDLQGPKIRVARFQQKQITLAVGDKFILDAALGKDSGNQERVGLDYKDLPTDVSPGDLLLLDDGRIQLKVEEIDGSQVKTEVTVGGVLSNNKGINRQGGGLSAAALTEKDLADIKLAAEINVDYLAVSFPRSGDDINQARHLLREAGGQGVLCAKIERAEAVASEHALDDIIRASDAVMVARGDLGVEIGDAQLVGKQKQIISRARQLNRVVITATQMMESMIENPMPTRAEVMDVANAVLDGTDAVMLSAETAAGKHPVATVKAMAEICLGAETHPTAQLRHQDLEEMFSSITEATAMSAMYAATHLNGVKAIIALTESGFTAKLMSRITSHLPIFALSRHPQSRDKSALYRGVYPIDFDSTSVSNPITEAIEVVKKSGHIKAGDLIILTHGDVMETVGSSNTCKMIEVR, encoded by the coding sequence ATGCTTCGTCGTACCAAAATTGTAACTACTCTCGGGCCTGCCACTGACTCTGAGGAAACACTCAGAGAGTTAATAAAAGCGGGTGCCAATGTTGTTCGTTTAAACTTTTCTCACGGCAATGGTGACGATCACAAGCAGCGCGCTTCCATGGTCAGAAAAATTGCCCGGGAATTAAACGCCCATATTGCCATTTTAGGCGACTTGCAGGGACCAAAAATTCGAGTTGCGCGCTTTCAACAAAAACAAATTACGTTGGCTGTCGGTGATAAGTTCATTTTAGACGCTGCGCTTGGAAAAGACAGCGGCAATCAGGAACGTGTTGGCCTCGACTATAAAGACCTGCCAACAGATGTCAGTCCCGGCGATCTTCTCTTACTGGATGATGGTCGTATCCAGTTAAAAGTTGAAGAAATTGATGGTAGCCAGGTTAAAACAGAAGTCACCGTTGGCGGCGTGCTTTCTAATAATAAAGGTATTAACCGTCAGGGTGGTGGTTTGTCAGCTGCCGCATTAACGGAAAAAGATTTAGCCGATATTAAGCTCGCAGCAGAAATCAATGTAGATTACCTTGCGGTTTCATTCCCTCGCTCTGGCGATGATATTAACCAGGCTCGGCACTTGCTCCGCGAAGCTGGTGGACAAGGCGTATTATGCGCTAAAATTGAACGCGCAGAAGCCGTTGCCAGCGAACATGCATTAGATGACATTATCAGAGCATCCGATGCCGTTATGGTTGCCCGTGGCGATTTAGGCGTTGAAATTGGTGATGCGCAATTGGTGGGTAAGCAAAAACAAATTATTTCGCGTGCACGCCAACTAAACCGTGTGGTTATTACCGCGACTCAAATGATGGAGTCGATGATTGAAAACCCAATGCCAACCCGCGCCGAAGTGATGGATGTTGCCAACGCCGTATTGGATGGTACAGATGCCGTAATGCTGTCGGCTGAGACGGCTGCCGGTAAACATCCAGTAGCAACCGTAAAAGCCATGGCTGAAATTTGCCTGGGTGCAGAAACACATCCAACCGCTCAGTTACGCCACCAGGATCTGGAAGAAATGTTTTCCAGCATTACCGAGGCGACAGCCATGTCTGCCATGTACGCAGCCACCCACTTGAATGGGGTCAAGGCCATTATAGCGTTAACTGAATCCGGTTTTACTGCCAAGCTTATGTCGAGAATTACTTCCCATTTACCGATATTTGCATTATCCCGCCATCCGCAAAGTCGCGACAAATCAGCTTTATACCGTGGTGTTTACCCTATAGATTTCGATTCTACTAGTGTCAGTAATCCGATAACTGAAGCTATTGAGGTAGTGAAAAAAAGTGGACACATAAAAGCCGGTGATTTAATCATACTAACCCACGGCGATGTAATGGAAACCGTGGGCTCAAGTAATACCTGTAAGATGATAGAAGTTCGTTAA
- a CDS encoding DUF6279 family lipoprotein, producing the protein MYRLLAVITFLILIAGCTANLGYKFADTLVEWKVKDYVDLTGEQEELLAEKVDEMHLWHAQTQLPLYRDELKNLRDKVDKQTLSKNDISKFEDKLWTFWDNVLVRTEAEAGLLATLSLKQRQQLIRRLEEAQEERYQRFQDDQEENPILRRLDRISEVEEDLEDIIGSLTKEQDKLLRSWVADSPELREQWLSYRSNWLGEFEKALLKQPVDENQLSALILDPQQLRSEELQQKADKNSQLRKEFLWDIYQSLTGEQRKKVIEKADEYIDLLDSLINDFND; encoded by the coding sequence ATGTATCGACTGCTGGCAGTAATAACCTTTTTAATCCTGATAGCAGGGTGTACGGCGAACCTTGGCTACAAGTTTGCTGACACTCTGGTTGAGTGGAAAGTAAAGGATTACGTTGACTTAACCGGTGAGCAGGAAGAGCTGCTAGCAGAGAAAGTTGATGAAATGCATCTTTGGCATGCACAAACTCAGCTCCCGTTGTACAGAGATGAACTGAAAAACCTGAGAGATAAGGTCGATAAGCAGACGCTGAGCAAAAACGATATCAGCAAATTTGAAGATAAGCTCTGGACGTTCTGGGATAATGTTTTAGTACGAACAGAAGCCGAAGCGGGCTTATTAGCGACTCTTTCACTCAAACAACGGCAACAACTTATCCGTCGATTAGAAGAAGCGCAGGAAGAGCGTTATCAGCGCTTTCAGGACGACCAGGAAGAGAACCCGATACTAAGAAGGCTGGACCGCATTTCGGAAGTGGAAGAGGACTTAGAAGATATTATCGGTTCTCTGACTAAAGAGCAGGATAAGTTATTACGCAGCTGGGTGGCTGATTCTCCTGAATTACGTGAGCAATGGTTAAGCTATCGCTCAAATTGGTTAGGTGAATTTGAGAAAGCGTTGCTGAAGCAACCTGTAGATGAAAATCAATTATCAGCATTGATTCTTGACCCACAACAATTAAGAAGCGAAGAGCTTCAGCAAAAAGCGGATAAAAATAGCCAGCTTCGTAAAGAGTTCTTGTGGGATATATATCAGAGCCTGACTGGGGAACAACGTAAAAAAGTGATAGAAAAGGCCGATGAATACATCGACCTTCTTGATTCTTTAATTAATGATTTTAACGATTAA